A stretch of Lysinibacillus agricola DNA encodes these proteins:
- a CDS encoding putative polysaccharide biosynthesis protein, translated as MSERFGMKSYMKGAALLTIAALIVKVLSAIYRVPFQNLVGDEGFYIYQQVYPIISIFVVWTSSGFAVAISKMLADNDCILDPLERNQKRSSTMRIVFRYLTVLSLLFFAVLFGGAEILAQLMGDTQLAPLIRTGSFIVLVMPALAILKGGFQSRGIMEPIAYAQVLEQAVRVSVILAGTFIIMTTTKSLYSAGQMAIIGTVIGEVVGFLLLAFIFKKRFGLFKDKKQQQRIESFPVIKEVTLLSLSVSMSGLLLLGYQLVDSFTIYSLLIEGGMEQTIAKETKGIYDRGQPLVQLGVVIASSLSLAIVPLVAHMNKKQEGRSAIPFIQLTYRASVLFGWAASLGLILIMPYINAMLFKTDALSEVLMIYVLQIVPLSIILTFTAILQGYGKLKKPALFLIVGFILKIILNVLTINLFGVLGAAIANNLGLLFTALMLVFYLKKMTAIQLAPASFYKKIGVASFSMAAVILVWLQFVPTLLNQYLSPRFVAVIASLTAVCLGAFVMITVIAKLRVLAEKEWYLLPFGRRMAVYQLWLNRKK; from the coding sequence ATGTCGGAACGTTTTGGCATGAAAAGCTACATGAAGGGCGCGGCCTTACTTACAATTGCTGCTCTTATTGTGAAGGTTCTTAGTGCAATTTATCGTGTGCCTTTTCAAAATCTTGTTGGTGATGAAGGGTTTTATATTTACCAGCAGGTGTATCCAATTATATCTATTTTTGTCGTATGGACATCGAGTGGCTTTGCAGTAGCCATTTCTAAAATGTTAGCAGATAATGATTGTATTTTAGACCCACTGGAGCGAAATCAGAAACGGAGCAGTACTATGCGTATTGTTTTTCGTTATTTAACAGTACTGTCGTTGTTGTTTTTTGCTGTTTTATTTGGAGGTGCTGAAATACTTGCACAGCTCATGGGTGATACTCAACTAGCGCCTTTAATACGGACTGGTTCATTTATAGTGCTTGTCATGCCAGCTCTTGCTATTTTAAAGGGCGGCTTCCAATCAAGAGGCATTATGGAGCCGATTGCTTACGCACAAGTCCTTGAACAGGCTGTTAGAGTATCTGTCATTTTAGCAGGTACATTTATCATTATGACGACGACAAAATCGCTATATAGTGCTGGACAAATGGCCATTATAGGTACAGTCATTGGTGAAGTTGTAGGCTTTTTATTACTTGCGTTTATCTTTAAAAAACGTTTTGGCCTATTTAAAGACAAGAAGCAACAGCAACGTATCGAAAGTTTTCCCGTTATTAAAGAGGTAACATTGCTAAGCTTAAGTGTAAGCATGAGTGGCCTATTATTGTTAGGCTATCAGCTAGTTGATTCCTTTACTATTTATTCACTATTAATCGAAGGTGGAATGGAACAGACGATAGCTAAGGAAACAAAAGGTATTTATGACCGTGGGCAGCCACTGGTACAGCTCGGAGTTGTCATTGCTTCTTCACTTTCACTCGCTATTGTGCCTCTTGTTGCACATATGAACAAAAAACAAGAAGGCCGTAGCGCAATACCGTTTATTCAGCTAACGTATAGAGCGTCTGTATTATTTGGATGGGCAGCATCTCTAGGTTTAATACTCATTATGCCTTATATTAATGCAATGCTCTTTAAAACAGATGCGCTGTCGGAAGTGCTTATGATATATGTGTTACAGATTGTTCCTTTGTCAATTATTTTGACATTTACAGCTATTCTGCAAGGTTATGGAAAATTAAAAAAGCCAGCTTTATTTTTGATTGTAGGTTTTATATTAAAAATAATATTGAATGTGCTGACAATTAATTTATTTGGTGTATTAGGTGCGGCCATTGCTAACAATTTGGGTCTATTGTTTACAGCACTGATGCTTGTTTTCTATTTAAAGAAAATGACGGCTATTCAATTAGCGCCAGCAAGTTTTTACAAAAAAATTGGTGTTGCATCATTCAGCATGGCAGCTGTAATACTAGTTTGGCTACAGTTTGTACCAACGTTATTAAACCAATATCTATCACCTCGATTTGTCGCAGTGATAGCAAGTTTAACGGCCGTGTGTTTAGGAGCATTTGTAATGATTACAGTAATTGCAAAGTTACGAGTGCTTGCTGAAAAAGAGTGGTACTTACTGCCGTTTGGGCGCAGAATGGCTGTTTATCAATTATGGTTAAATCGGAAGAAGTAG